In Corynebacterium endometrii, one DNA window encodes the following:
- a CDS encoding HNH endonuclease signature motif containing protein, which yields MRTKSQQINATVERAVSALSELKDLMANVDDIYFGSICDSLERLEFAVNYKTITDAAFAFIAERDDAGRRVGSTKAVDYLTARLHITRQEAFARIKAGNMLFAEEEETELDLGPEPEPEQTEADFSAAESEEARRRREEEEERRREEERHKAEEEARRRKEREAKKKEELRKKLLEEAARAANREKVQMIEQELRALVKYSQPGPNELRLQALDYAETHSLDDTRAWLRRLVGKANANAVTPRNKKDPYASTRKRELWISRPDQDGGCRIGGYLDAVTATLVKNALAPALQPGGPDLPPEEDTRTVNQRRHDQLAAIVANWSEEKASKHPSGGLGTIVISATVNQLKELSPDTLLPTTVGTMLSPNDLLRLGAAASDFLMITDNKQFKPLALGQGQRTASFFQRIALAAAYMVCTEPGCDKPARECDMHHMVAYSMGGPTDANNMSPVCRWDHVNINDYRDGRNNMGYIDRDPETGLVGKYHADGTFEVNETVGAQMGATRLLRNEVNGTAEHLTGKPWTPPDDGGGGGNPPTDKRQPEGGQVSVQHANDFEEHDNPPAWLFEEDDYYHVDEYHAYEPEDGAA from the coding sequence GTGCGTACCAAGAGTCAACAGATAAATGCAACGGTTGAGCGCGCCGTCTCCGCGCTCTCGGAGCTCAAGGATCTGATGGCGAATGTTGACGATATTTATTTCGGCTCAATCTGCGACTCGCTCGAACGCCTTGAGTTTGCCGTGAACTATAAGACCATCACGGATGCCGCATTCGCGTTCATCGCGGAACGTGATGACGCTGGTCGCCGCGTGGGCTCAACCAAAGCCGTTGATTACCTAACCGCCCGCCTCCACATCACCCGGCAAGAGGCATTTGCCCGCATCAAGGCCGGCAACATGCTCTTCGCCGAGGAGGAAGAAACGGAACTGGACTTGGGTCCGGAACCGGAGCCGGAGCAAACCGAAGCTGATTTCTCCGCTGCGGAATCTGAAGAGGCGCGCCGCCGGCGCGAGGAAGAAGAGGAACGCCGCCGCGAGGAAGAGCGGCACAAAGCCGAAGAGGAGGCCAGGCGCCGCAAAGAGCGCGAAGCCAAGAAGAAGGAAGAACTGCGCAAGAAGCTGCTCGAGGAAGCCGCACGGGCCGCGAACCGCGAGAAGGTGCAGATGATCGAGCAAGAGCTGCGCGCACTCGTGAAATACAGCCAGCCCGGCCCCAATGAACTTAGGCTCCAGGCCCTCGATTACGCCGAGACCCACAGCCTGGACGATACCCGCGCTTGGCTCCGCAGGCTCGTTGGCAAGGCTAATGCCAACGCGGTGACCCCGCGCAATAAGAAGGACCCCTACGCCTCCACGCGCAAGCGCGAGTTATGGATATCCCGTCCGGATCAGGACGGGGGTTGCCGCATTGGCGGATACCTGGATGCGGTTACCGCGACGCTGGTGAAAAATGCCCTGGCCCCCGCATTACAGCCGGGTGGGCCGGATCTTCCGCCCGAGGAAGACACCCGCACGGTAAATCAACGCCGCCATGATCAGCTCGCTGCGATTGTGGCCAACTGGTCCGAGGAGAAGGCCTCCAAACACCCAAGCGGCGGCCTAGGCACCATCGTCATCTCTGCGACGGTAAACCAGCTCAAGGAGCTGAGCCCCGATACGCTGTTGCCCACCACCGTGGGCACCATGCTAAGCCCCAACGACCTGCTGCGCCTGGGCGCTGCAGCCAGCGACTTCCTGATGATTACCGATAACAAGCAGTTCAAGCCCCTAGCGCTTGGGCAGGGACAGCGCACGGCGAGCTTCTTCCAACGCATCGCCCTGGCCGCCGCATACATGGTGTGCACGGAACCCGGGTGTGACAAGCCCGCGAGGGAGTGCGACATGCACCATATGGTGGCGTACTCGATGGGCGGGCCGACGGACGCAAACAATATGTCGCCCGTCTGCCGCTGGGACCACGTCAATATCAATGATTACCGGGACGGCCGCAACAACATGGGCTACATCGACCGGGACCCCGAGACCGGCCTGGTTGGCAAGTACCACGCGGACGGAACATTCGAGGTCAATGAGACCGTCGGAGCCCAGATGGGAGCCACCCGGTTGCTAAGGAACGAAGTTAACGGCACCGCCGAACACTTGACCGGCAAGCCGTGGACTCCGCCCGATGATGGCGGTGGCGGAGGAAATCCCCCAACAGACAAACGGCAGCCCGAGGGCGGGCAGGTATCAGTACAGCACGCGAACGACTTTGAGGAACATGACAATCCCCCGGCGTGGCTGTTTGAGGAAGATGACTACTACCACGTTGATGAGTACCACGCTTACGAGCCTGAAGATGGAGCGGCCTAG
- a CDS encoding AbrB family transcriptional regulator, with protein MAVARWTVVVAASLGLGWLFTRWGVPAAWILAAIICSAAMALGTGKELKLAAFPYTLARGLIGMLAALPMSVAAGGELLRFLPPGLFVSILTVVVGILGGMLLHRAQPRAISWETGILSMLPGGASMMPMLAAELGADYRYVSLTQYLRLLVVSFSLPLVTALMVLPGDRGGAGGFGQPSHTWWVILLVVAIALVGGPVAKKLRIPAPYIFGPMLLTVAVGLALPDGTTLAPIEPLQIFAFLAIGWICGGSLSVDALKAFAKQLPATIGFIAALMAVCALSAWPLVWWLNITYFEAYLATTPGALETVLALAAEGGATAAVVAVQLIRIIFVLGIASYLPQLLNLGRGWKRRHGR; from the coding sequence ATGGCGGTGGCGCGCTGGACCGTGGTGGTAGCGGCCTCCCTGGGCCTGGGTTGGCTATTTACCCGCTGGGGAGTGCCCGCCGCCTGGATCCTGGCGGCGATCATCTGCTCCGCGGCCATGGCACTAGGCACGGGTAAGGAACTAAAGCTCGCCGCGTTTCCATACACGCTGGCCAGGGGGCTAATCGGCATGCTGGCCGCGCTACCCATGAGCGTGGCGGCGGGCGGCGAGCTTCTACGATTTTTGCCGCCCGGTCTCTTTGTCTCCATCCTGACGGTGGTGGTGGGCATCCTGGGCGGCATGCTGCTGCACCGCGCCCAGCCCAGGGCAATCTCCTGGGAGACCGGCATCCTTTCCATGCTGCCGGGCGGCGCCTCCATGATGCCCATGCTGGCCGCTGAACTGGGCGCGGACTACAGGTACGTGTCCCTGACCCAGTACCTTCGCCTGCTGGTGGTGAGCTTCTCCCTCCCGCTAGTCACGGCGCTGATGGTGCTACCCGGTGACCGCGGCGGGGCGGGCGGCTTTGGCCAGCCCTCTCACACCTGGTGGGTCATACTGCTCGTTGTGGCCATTGCGCTGGTGGGCGGCCCCGTGGCCAAGAAATTGCGCATACCGGCGCCCTATATTTTTGGCCCCATGTTGCTGACGGTCGCGGTAGGCCTCGCCTTGCCCGACGGCACCACGCTCGCCCCCATCGAACCCCTCCAGATTTTTGCGTTCTTGGCTATCGGGTGGATCTGCGGCGGATCGTTGAGCGTTGACGCGTTGAAGGCCTTTGCCAAGCAGCTGCCGGCGACTATCGGGTTTATCGCCGCGCTGATGGCGGTGTGCGCGTTGAGCGCCTGGCCGCTGGTGTGGTGGCTGAATATCACCTACTTCGAGGCCTACCTGGCCACTACCCCGGGGGCGCTGGAGACCGTGCTGGCCCTCGCGGCCGAGGGCGGGGCGACCGCCGCCGTAGTAGCCGTCCAGCTCATCCGCATCATCTTTGTGCTAGGTATCGCCAGTTATCTGCCGCAACTACTCAACCTGGGCCGGGGCTGGAAGCGGAGGCACGGCCGGTAG
- a CDS encoding TSUP family transporter: MDIGMGTWALLVGGAATAGWVDAVIGGGGLVLIPLILAAFPQMAPAVALATNKVAAVSGTASAAFTLYRKVRPPARELAIYGGVAMACSGIGALAASLIDSAVMRPLVIVLLLGVGAFVALRPAFGASSSEVPRAGWRVWAALGAVAAIAFYDGIFGPGTGMFLIMSFTAIFSQNFLRSAAMAKVVNTCTNVGALVTFIAGGHVIWGLAIVLAIANIVGAQLGARTVLGGGAKLIRYALLTLVIVMCGYLSWQQWGVARPGEP; encoded by the coding sequence ATGGATATTGGCATGGGTACCTGGGCGCTGCTGGTTGGCGGCGCGGCCACCGCCGGCTGGGTTGACGCGGTCATCGGCGGGGGAGGCTTGGTGCTGATTCCTCTGATCTTGGCGGCGTTTCCGCAGATGGCGCCGGCGGTAGCCCTGGCTACCAATAAGGTCGCGGCGGTCTCCGGCACCGCGTCCGCGGCGTTCACGCTCTACCGCAAGGTCCGCCCGCCCGCGCGGGAATTGGCCATCTATGGCGGCGTGGCCATGGCGTGTTCTGGCATCGGCGCGCTGGCGGCGTCCCTCATCGATTCCGCGGTCATGCGCCCGTTGGTCATCGTCTTGCTGCTTGGCGTCGGCGCGTTCGTCGCGCTTCGCCCGGCCTTCGGCGCCAGCTCGTCCGAGGTCCCCCGCGCCGGCTGGCGGGTCTGGGCAGCCCTAGGCGCGGTGGCCGCAATCGCCTTTTACGACGGCATCTTCGGCCCCGGCACCGGCATGTTTCTCATCATGAGTTTCACCGCCATCTTCTCCCAGAACTTCCTTCGTTCCGCGGCCATGGCCAAGGTGGTCAACACCTGCACCAACGTCGGCGCGCTGGTTACCTTTATCGCCGGCGGGCACGTCATTTGGGGGCTGGCCATCGTCCTGGCCATCGCGAACATCGTTGGCGCCCAACTGGGCGCCCGTACCGTCCTGGGTGGCGGCGCCAAGCTCATCCGATACGCCCTGTTGACCCTCGTCATTGTCATGTGCGGCTACCTTTCGTGGCAGCAGTGGGGGGTAGCCCGCCCGGGTGAACCTTGA
- a CDS encoding alkaline phosphatase — translation MRINARIAAPLVATSLVAGMAAPAYAQESNAPKNIIYMVGDGMGYGHIAYNNIYETGQSKYTVDGEFGAVTEQPGESVQTFEDFNRLSMTTFPNGGSYDPEAAWGSHTYVDEGATDSAAAGTAMATGMKVQNGTLGVSAYGHAMENTSERAIAQGKAAGVVSSVQFFHATPAAWSAHNKNRNNYTEIANEIIKSDLSVVMGAGHPEYDDSNVKRDTPDYSALSQADFESLKNGSAGWQYVEAKESFEALANGDVEADKKYFGLAPVSTTLQQARAGAAEAPYSDPRNDVTDLATMTKGALNVLGQDEDGFHVMIEGGAIDWTGHANDSAREIEEVQDFNAAVDAAVAWVEENSSWDETLLIVTADHETGYLSGAEERGEGGEGVRFNAMNGEKGIIPEGHDWYSGDHTNQVVPFFFKGAGSEDIKAKVTGTDPVRGDYIDNTTVAKLTLEDWWFGEGSGNGGDSTGSSSQPEGSSVSSGFAGAGIAAAVIEALAAIAQATGLVKILPGDLRF, via the coding sequence ATGCGCATTAACGCTCGCATCGCCGCCCCGCTGGTGGCAACCTCCCTGGTTGCAGGCATGGCGGCGCCGGCTTACGCCCAGGAATCTAACGCCCCGAAGAACATTATCTACATGGTTGGCGATGGTATGGGCTACGGTCACATCGCCTACAACAACATCTATGAGACCGGCCAGTCCAAGTACACCGTTGACGGCGAGTTTGGTGCCGTCACGGAGCAGCCGGGCGAGTCCGTGCAGACCTTCGAGGACTTCAACCGCCTGTCCATGACCACCTTCCCCAATGGTGGCTCTTACGATCCGGAGGCCGCATGGGGCTCCCACACCTACGTGGATGAGGGCGCCACGGACTCCGCCGCGGCCGGCACCGCCATGGCCACGGGCATGAAGGTACAAAACGGCACCCTTGGCGTATCGGCATACGGCCACGCGATGGAAAACACCTCCGAGCGCGCAATTGCTCAGGGCAAGGCCGCGGGCGTTGTGTCCTCCGTGCAGTTCTTCCATGCCACCCCGGCCGCTTGGTCCGCGCATAACAAGAACCGCAACAACTACACCGAGATTGCCAATGAGATCATCAAGTCTGATCTCTCCGTGGTGATGGGTGCGGGCCACCCGGAATATGATGATTCCAACGTCAAGCGTGACACCCCGGATTACTCCGCACTGTCCCAGGCTGATTTCGAGTCCCTGAAGAACGGCTCCGCCGGCTGGCAGTATGTAGAGGCCAAGGAGTCCTTCGAGGCCCTGGCGAATGGCGATGTTGAGGCTGATAAGAAGTACTTTGGCCTGGCGCCGGTAAGCACCACGCTGCAGCAGGCCCGCGCCGGCGCGGCCGAGGCCCCTTATTCCGATCCTCGCAATGACGTGACCGATCTTGCGACCATGACCAAGGGCGCCCTGAACGTTCTGGGCCAGGATGAAGACGGATTCCACGTCATGATTGAGGGTGGCGCAATTGACTGGACCGGTCACGCGAATGATTCTGCGCGTGAGATTGAAGAGGTGCAGGACTTCAACGCGGCGGTTGACGCGGCGGTTGCCTGGGTGGAGGAGAACTCCTCATGGGATGAGACCCTGCTGATTGTCACCGCTGACCATGAGACCGGCTACCTCTCCGGCGCCGAAGAGCGCGGCGAGGGCGGCGAGGGCGTCCGCTTCAATGCCATGAATGGTGAAAAGGGCATCATCCCTGAGGGCCACGACTGGTACTCCGGCGATCACACCAACCAGGTTGTCCCATTCTTCTTCAAGGGTGCGGGCTCTGAGGACATCAAGGCGAAGGTAACCGGCACCGATCCGGTCCGCGGTGACTACATCGATAACACCACCGTGGCGAAGCTGACCCTTGAGGACTGGTGGTTCGGCGAGGGCTCCGGCAACGGTGGGGATTCCACGGGCTCGTCCTCTCAGCCTGAGGGTTCCTCCGTTTCCTCCGGCTTTGCCGGCGCCGGCATCGCGGCGGCGGTAATCGAGGCATTGGCGGCCATCGCTCAGGCGACTGGCCTGGTGAAGATTCTTCCCGGTGACCTGCGATTCTAA
- a CDS encoding 2'-5' RNA ligase family protein: MNSPENLKLFLPTEQEEQIQGIFERLAARGFPRQNQTPHITVTFAKRMQMHVVERAKELLPPLLPCQLSRVGTVIFGTKRKQTIAWLLEAPEELEGAARELSALNPEGRGHRWTPHLTMGLRIPRAQVPDYLAALDEETSPHFRHITAHRAVFWRSGTGELTELG, encoded by the coding sequence ATCAATTCCCCGGAGAACCTCAAGCTCTTCCTCCCCACCGAACAGGAAGAGCAGATCCAGGGCATCTTTGAGCGTCTCGCCGCACGGGGATTCCCGCGCCAGAATCAAACCCCTCACATCACCGTCACTTTCGCGAAACGGATGCAGATGCATGTGGTTGAGCGCGCCAAGGAGCTGCTGCCGCCGCTCCTGCCCTGCCAGCTTTCGCGAGTGGGCACCGTCATTTTTGGCACCAAGCGAAAACAAACGATTGCCTGGCTCCTCGAGGCCCCCGAAGAGCTTGAGGGCGCCGCGCGTGAACTCTCCGCCCTCAATCCGGAAGGCCGCGGCCACCGGTGGACCCCGCACCTAACCATGGGCCTGCGCATCCCCCGTGCCCAGGTGCCGGACTACCTTGCGGCCCTGGATGAGGAAACCTCACCCCACTTCCGCCACATCACCGCCCACAGGGCCGTGTTCTGGCGCTCGGGCACCGGCGAGCTCACAGAGCTGGGCTAG
- a CDS encoding DUF3253 domain-containing protein, producing the protein MGEQERTEDGRYIIVNGRKWRATDPSIPGSLESQLVKELMDARRLVKTEGDAVRYRVHDAKVALGERGEPWWEPTEEGRRERIAAAERALLRGRDGKTICPSEAARVVGGEDWRDLMDLARDVAGELVESGEVVVMQKGEVVDLATAKGAIRLGPGDNLFKD; encoded by the coding sequence ATGGGAGAACAAGAGCGTACGGAAGACGGCCGCTACATCATCGTCAATGGGCGTAAGTGGCGCGCCACGGATCCCTCCATCCCGGGGTCGCTGGAATCACAACTGGTCAAGGAGCTCATGGACGCCCGCCGGTTGGTCAAGACGGAGGGCGATGCCGTTCGCTACCGGGTCCACGATGCCAAGGTCGCGCTCGGTGAACGCGGTGAGCCGTGGTGGGAGCCAACGGAAGAAGGCCGGCGGGAGCGCATCGCGGCCGCGGAGCGTGCCCTGCTGCGCGGGCGCGACGGTAAGACCATCTGCCCATCGGAGGCCGCCAGGGTCGTTGGCGGGGAGGATTGGCGGGACCTGATGGACTTGGCCCGCGATGTTGCCGGGGAGCTAGTGGAGTCCGGCGAGGTAGTGGTCATGCAAAAAGGCGAAGTGGTGGACCTGGCCACGGCCAAGGGGGCGATTCGCCTGGGGCCGGGGGACAACCTTTTTAAGGATTAG
- the hrpB gene encoding ATP-dependent helicase HrpB, producing the protein MTFFDLARIGSGLPVAGTIDELPHLLESSATLVIQAPPGTGKTTLVPPALANFLASHPGLDSPGKVIITAPRRVAVRAAAKRLAYLDGSRLGERVGYSIKGEHKPGSLVEFVTPGVLLRRLLKDPELAGVSAVAIDEVHERQLDSDLILGMLIELTQLRDDFYLAAMSATLDAAKFAGLLGAPILKTPAVTHPLTVTYSPHNGRAECTREFLQHLADLVLAATQAHAPHSTLVFVPGVREVDAVIGCLNRSPYPVLPLHGSLTSKEQDAALAPVREQGEEVPRIIVATSIAESSLTVPGVRTVIDSGLSRVPRRDSQRGMTGLVTISAAQSTVDQRAGRAGREGPGTVIRAYSQADYQHAAAHITPEIATSDLTQAALWLACWGSPDLPLPDQPPAAALQAARETLATLRAIDESHAPTPLGRRLATLPMEPRLGRALLECGPQAAPTIAVLADRPTGDIARQRAPQREVDRLRRLIDAGEHNRNGATDPGVITGMAYPLRVARRQGEDYLLASGTRAWLPPDSGLAGADWLAIAEVTRARSGAGRSGAVIRAAARITEADALEIIGVTETTEATFEGGKLRGRTVRRAGKIELSSAPTQLSAAEAAPAIASAIRTHGLGLFTFGERAQGLMERMRFLHKQLGDPWPDPVKADPEFWLGPELDALAHGTAPSRLDMYPALQRLLPWPEAARLDELAPANLEVPSGSHPRISYAEGRPVTRVKLQECFGLAQSPECAGVKVLFHLLSPAGRPLAVTDDLTSFWSGPYAQVRAEMRGRYPKHPWPEDPWSAPATARTKKRM; encoded by the coding sequence GTGACTTTCTTTGACCTGGCGCGCATTGGCAGCGGACTCCCCGTGGCGGGGACCATTGATGAGCTGCCCCACCTGCTTGAATCCTCTGCCACGCTGGTCATCCAGGCCCCACCCGGCACCGGCAAGACCACGCTGGTGCCGCCGGCACTGGCCAATTTCTTAGCCTCCCACCCGGGCCTTGACAGTCCCGGCAAGGTCATCATCACCGCGCCCCGGCGCGTGGCCGTGCGCGCGGCCGCCAAGCGCCTGGCATACCTGGACGGCTCCCGCCTGGGAGAGCGCGTGGGATATAGCATCAAGGGCGAGCACAAGCCGGGATCCCTGGTGGAATTCGTCACCCCCGGCGTCCTGCTGCGCCGCCTGCTTAAGGATCCCGAACTGGCGGGCGTGTCCGCCGTGGCCATCGATGAGGTCCACGAGCGGCAGCTGGATTCTGATCTCATCCTGGGCATGCTCATTGAGCTCACGCAGCTGCGGGATGATTTCTACCTGGCGGCCATGTCCGCGACCCTCGACGCGGCGAAGTTCGCCGGGCTCCTCGGCGCGCCCATCCTTAAGACCCCCGCCGTGACGCACCCGCTCACCGTCACGTACTCCCCGCACAACGGCCGCGCGGAGTGCACGCGGGAGTTCCTGCAACACCTGGCCGACCTAGTGCTTGCGGCCACGCAGGCCCACGCCCCGCACTCCACGCTGGTCTTTGTCCCTGGCGTGCGTGAGGTGGACGCCGTCATCGGCTGCTTGAACCGCTCCCCGTACCCGGTCCTGCCGCTGCACGGCTCCCTGACCAGCAAGGAGCAGGACGCCGCCCTGGCTCCGGTGCGCGAGCAGGGCGAGGAGGTCCCGCGCATCATCGTGGCCACGTCCATCGCTGAGTCATCCCTGACGGTCCCCGGCGTGCGGACCGTCATCGATTCCGGCCTCTCCCGTGTCCCCCGGCGCGATTCCCAGCGCGGCATGACCGGGCTGGTCACCATCTCCGCCGCCCAGTCCACCGTGGACCAGAGAGCGGGCCGCGCCGGACGTGAGGGCCCCGGCACCGTCATCCGCGCCTACTCCCAGGCGGATTACCAGCACGCGGCCGCGCACATCACCCCGGAGATCGCCACGTCTGATCTCACCCAGGCTGCGCTGTGGCTGGCCTGCTGGGGCAGCCCTGACCTGCCGCTCCCGGATCAGCCGCCGGCCGCCGCCCTCCAGGCCGCCCGGGAGACCCTCGCCACGCTCCGCGCCATCGATGAGTCCCACGCGCCCACCCCGCTTGGCCGCAGGCTGGCAACCCTGCCCATGGAGCCCCGCCTGGGCAGGGCGCTATTGGAGTGCGGCCCGCAGGCGGCGCCCACCATCGCCGTCCTTGCGGACCGGCCCACCGGCGATATTGCCCGCCAGCGGGCCCCGCAGCGTGAGGTTGACCGCCTCCGGCGCCTCATCGACGCCGGGGAACACAATCGAAACGGCGCCACGGATCCCGGCGTCATCACCGGCATGGCCTACCCGCTGCGGGTGGCCAGGCGCCAGGGAGAGGATTACCTGCTGGCCTCCGGCACGCGCGCCTGGCTGCCGCCGGATTCCGGCCTTGCGGGCGCGGACTGGCTGGCCATCGCTGAGGTCACCCGCGCCAGGTCCGGCGCGGGCCGCTCCGGCGCCGTCATTCGCGCCGCCGCCCGCATTACGGAAGCGGATGCGTTGGAGATCATCGGCGTCACCGAGACCACGGAGGCCACGTTTGAGGGCGGGAAGCTGCGCGGGCGAACCGTCAGGCGCGCCGGCAAGATTGAGCTGTCATCCGCCCCAACGCAGCTCTCCGCGGCGGAGGCCGCCCCCGCTATAGCCTCCGCCATCCGCACCCACGGCCTTGGACTGTTCACCTTTGGCGAGAGGGCTCAGGGATTGATGGAACGCATGCGCTTCCTTCACAAGCAGCTGGGGGATCCCTGGCCGGATCCGGTCAAAGCGGACCCGGAGTTCTGGCTGGGCCCGGAGCTTGACGCCCTGGCGCACGGCACCGCGCCGTCCAGGTTGGATATGTACCCCGCCCTGCAGCGCCTGCTGCCGTGGCCGGAGGCCGCGCGCCTAGACGAGCTGGCCCCGGCTAACCTTGAGGTGCCTTCCGGTTCCCACCCACGCATTTCCTACGCGGAGGGCCGCCCCGTAACCCGGGTCAAGCTCCAGGAGTGCTTCGGCCTCGCCCAGTCCCCCGAGTGCGCCGGCGTGAAGGTATTGTTCCACCTGCTTTCCCCGGCCGGGCGCCCGCTCGCCGTCACCGATGACCTGACCTCCTTCTGGTCCGGCCCTTACGCGCAGGTGCGCGCGGAGATGCGCGGGCGCTACCCCAAGCACCCGTGGCCGGAGGACCCGTGGAGCGCGCCCGCCACCGCGCGGACCAAGAAGCGCATGTGA
- a CDS encoding alpha-ketoglutarate-dependent dioxygenase AlkB family protein has product MLFDVTGAPRKVAPGVAHLPGWLPLDQQRGLVEDFRDQARALAGTPLQMARPRLRSGQMSVFMLHYGKYWTGYRYVDAVDGHRVPPLPTGMAELARRALAEAAGVAGELAPWVDSYRPDMALVNYYPPGSKMGLHQDAEEESAAPIVSVSVGDEALFRIGGVETRNKPWDDVRLASGDVIVFGGPKRLAYHGVPSVRPHTLPAGCGLHEGRINVTFRQVH; this is encoded by the coding sequence ATGCTCTTTGACGTCACCGGCGCCCCGCGCAAAGTGGCCCCCGGCGTGGCCCACCTGCCCGGCTGGCTGCCGCTGGATCAGCAGCGCGGCCTGGTCGAGGACTTCCGCGACCAGGCCCGCGCGCTGGCCGGGACACCGCTGCAGATGGCCCGCCCGCGGTTGCGCTCCGGGCAGATGAGCGTATTCATGCTCCACTACGGCAAATACTGGACCGGGTACCGCTACGTTGACGCCGTGGACGGCCACCGCGTGCCGCCGCTGCCCACGGGCATGGCGGAGCTTGCGCGCCGGGCCCTGGCGGAGGCGGCCGGCGTGGCCGGGGAACTAGCGCCCTGGGTTGATAGCTACCGCCCGGACATGGCTTTGGTGAACTATTACCCGCCGGGCTCGAAGATGGGGCTGCATCAGGACGCCGAGGAGGAATCCGCCGCGCCGATCGTGTCGGTGTCCGTGGGGGACGAGGCGCTGTTTCGCATCGGCGGCGTGGAAACGCGCAATAAGCCGTGGGATGACGTGCGCCTGGCCAGCGGGGACGTGATTGTCTTCGGTGGCCCCAAGCGCCTGGCCTATCACGGCGTGCCGTCCGTGCGGCCGCACACGCTGCCGGCGGGATGCGGGCTGCACGAGGGCCGGATCAACGTCACATTCCGCCAGGTTCACTAG
- a CDS encoding DUF1963 domain-containing protein, with the protein MTCNGVPVFSPPPHAWLGQHAEYADARTAALFVEDNTGSSWLGGPSFTPSSLPHVATFALGNLPDNPLLNLLPAAGYLEVFHDGAGTGALTWHKGGRTYPAPNPTDAYQRGTFRAAHSIASPNDRFELPDSAFATYDLLYSDWQGALIHERGRKGEFNSTLLGGHSSTGAAVALDELLPDKDFALLAEIESWTTLEWWFGDACPLEVWIRPADLAAGDFGRAEVLIRAD; encoded by the coding sequence ATGACTTGTAATGGGGTTCCGGTTTTTAGCCCGCCGCCGCACGCGTGGCTGGGCCAGCACGCGGAGTACGCGGACGCCCGCACGGCGGCGCTGTTTGTTGAGGACAACACCGGGTCCAGCTGGCTGGGCGGCCCGTCCTTCACGCCCAGCTCCCTGCCGCACGTGGCCACGTTCGCCCTGGGCAACCTCCCGGACAATCCCCTGCTCAATCTGCTGCCCGCCGCGGGCTACCTGGAGGTCTTCCATGACGGCGCGGGCACCGGCGCGCTGACCTGGCACAAGGGCGGCAGGACGTATCCGGCGCCCAATCCCACCGACGCCTACCAGCGTGGCACCTTCCGCGCCGCCCACAGTATCGCCTCCCCCAATGACCGCTTTGAGCTGCCCGATTCCGCCTTCGCCACCTATGACCTGCTCTACTCCGATTGGCAGGGCGCGCTCATCCACGAGCGCGGCCGCAAGGGCGAATTTAATTCCACGCTGCTCGGCGGGCACTCCTCCACCGGCGCCGCCGTGGCGCTGGACGAGCTGCTGCCGGACAAGGATTTTGCGCTGCTCGCCGAGATCGAATCCTGGACCACCCTGGAGTGGTGGTTCGGCGACGCATGCCCGCTTGAGGTGTGGATACGGCCCGCGGACCTGGCCGCCGGGGACTTCGGCCGCGCCGAGGTCCTCATCCGCGCGGACTAG
- a CDS encoding SDR family oxidoreductase yields MIPADKKVAVVTGASSGIGAATARALAAEGFHVVLGARRFDRLEALAQEIGGTAVKLDVTLQSSVDALAEQLPRVDVLVNNAGGAKGLENLVDTDIEDWQWMYETNVLGTVRMIQALMPKLEAAPESSGLIINVGSTAGWIEYAGGSGYNAAKFGVRALSRVLRIENQNVRVSEVCPGRVATEEFSLVRFGGDKERAAAVYDGELNLTAEDIAETIRWIASLPAHMNIDQVTIRPRTQY; encoded by the coding sequence ATGATTCCTGCAGATAAAAAGGTAGCGGTGGTCACCGGGGCGTCCTCAGGCATTGGCGCGGCAACGGCGCGTGCCCTTGCGGCCGAGGGCTTCCACGTGGTCCTCGGCGCCCGCCGCTTCGACCGCCTGGAGGCGCTGGCCCAGGAAATCGGCGGCACCGCCGTCAAGCTGGACGTCACCCTGCAGTCCTCCGTGGACGCGCTGGCTGAGCAGCTTCCGCGCGTGGACGTGCTGGTTAACAACGCCGGCGGCGCCAAGGGCCTGGAGAACCTGGTGGACACGGACATCGAGGACTGGCAGTGGATGTATGAGACCAACGTGCTGGGCACCGTCCGCATGATTCAGGCGCTCATGCCCAAGCTGGAGGCGGCTCCGGAATCTTCCGGCCTGATTATCAACGTTGGATCCACCGCGGGGTGGATTGAGTACGCGGGTGGCTCCGGCTACAACGCCGCGAAGTTCGGCGTGCGCGCGCTCTCCCGCGTGCTGCGCATCGAGAACCAAAACGTTCGCGTCTCCGAGGTGTGCCCGGGCCGCGTCGCCACCGAGGAATTCTCACTCGTGCGCTTCGGCGGCGATAAGGAGCGGGCCGCCGCGGTGTACGACGGGGAATTAAACCTCACCGCCGAAGACATCGCGGAGACCATCCGCTGGATCGCCTCCCTGCCGGCGCACATGAACATCGACCAGGTCACTATTCGCCCGCGCACGCAGTATTAA